Sequence from the Methanosarcina siciliae T4/M genome:
ACATAGAATTGAACATGAGCATGAACATGTACACGGACATGAGCATGAGCACAAAGAATAAAGATAAAACGCACCAGTAGGACAACCATACTTATCAGAAAAACCATACCCAGCAGAATATTCTGATCGCATTCCTTGAAAGTTACTTGATTGGAGCAAGAACTTGAGCGGGAGAGACCCATTTCATTTACAATCTAAATGGATACGATTTTTCTGATCTTCGCTTATTGGCTTCCGTCTCTTACCGGTTGTGCTAAATTCAAATATATGCTTTGTATAACGACCACATCTAACCGCTGAAAATTAATTTTTTTAAAAATAGTGTTTACGTTTAATGAAGTTATCATCTTCTTACGATTTTCTTTTCAATTTTCTTTTTATTTTAATGCTCATTTTTCATTTTGCTCCTCAGACTTTAATATTCGTCAAGAGACTAAGAGCCTATCCGAAAAGTAGAATAACTACATTTTAGGTTAATATTGATAGTGGCAATACGAAAAAACTGACAGGACTACAAGATTTCTAACAAATTCTGGACTAAAATCAAACCATTATTATCTTTCCCTAAACCGAAAAAGAAGGCTGGAAGACCTCGAAAAGATGGTAAGAGACTACTGAGTGGTATTTTTTATCTTCTTCGTACTGGTTGCCAATGGAAGGCATTACCACGATTTATGGAGCTCCAAGCACCGTCCATGATCGATTTCAAGAATGGCGAAAATCAGGCTTATTTGAAAAAATGTGGCAAACTGGTCTACTGGAGTACGATACTAAAAACGGATTAGAGTGGGAGTGACAAGCAATTGACGATGCTATGACAAAAGCACCATTAGGTGGAGCTGGGACAGGAGCTAATCCAACTGATCGTGGAAAAAAAGGTACAAAAAGAAGTCTGTTAACAGACGGTAAAGGTATACCGCTTTCTGTTGTCGTGGATGGTGCCAATCGTCACGATAAAAAGCTTGTGAAAGGAACGATTGATGCCATTATTATTGAAAGACCTTCGCATAAAGTAAATCAGAATATCTGCATGGATAAAGGATATGATTTTCCTGATATCAGACAATTGGTTGATGATTATGGATATACTGCTCATATCAGGAAACGTGGAGAAGAAAACATAAGAATAGATATACCAGGTTACAGGGCAAGAAGGTGGGTCGTGGAAAGGACACATTCTTGGCTGAATAGATTCAGAAGGCTGCTGATTAGATGGGAAAAGAAGATTGAGAATTATCTAGCAATGCTACATTTCGCATGCGCATGGATAACTTTCAGAGCAGCAAGACTTTTCAGATAGGCTCTTAATCCTGGTTTTTGCCGGTCAGTTACAACCTTAAGTTTCATGCTCGTGCATGTGTTCCTTATAGTGGGCGTGCAGGTGTTCATGCACAAGCTTGCCGTGAAAGTGCATGTGCTCATGAATCAGATTTGTGGAAAGAAGGAGTTCCAGGTTATCCAGCACTTTCTCCACGTTTCCATCCACTTTAATCATGTGGTCTTCACTCATGACTATGGCTCTTTTGCTGATCTGTTCTACCAGTTCCAGGTCATGAGTGGCAATAATTATCGTCTTTCCCCTGTTTCCAAGCTCCTGTAATAGCTCTGTAAGCCATAGCTGGGTTCTCGGGTCCAATCCGGCAGTAGGTTCATCCAGCAAAAGGATATCAGGATTAGTAGCCAGGACAGTTGCAATACAAACCTTTTTCTTTTCCCCTCCGCTCAGAGTGTGAGGCGACCGATCTTTGAGCTTGGTCAATTCCATCATTTCCAGGACTTCCATTACTCTGGTCTCGACGTCTTCCGGAGTCATATTAAGCTGCATGGGCCCAAATGCAATCTCCTCAAAGACCGTAGGCGAGAAGAGCTGCACATCTGAATTTTGAAAGACAAAGCCAACTCTTGTCCGGAAATAGGACCTGAATTCATTGTCCTTAATAGTATCGAAAACCTCTTCTATTATCATATTCTCAAAGGCGTAGAATTCTCCGGCTGTTGGATATATGAGTCCATCCAGAATAGCCAGCAGAGTCGATTTGCCGCTGCCGTTTGAGCCAATTATGGATATCTGCTCGCCTGAATTAGCCTTGAAGTTGATATCTTTCAAGGCATTTATTTTTCCCGTA
This genomic interval carries:
- a CDS encoding energy-coupling factor ABC transporter ATP-binding protein — translated: MNVGTIFDLRNVSYSYTGKINALKDINFKANSGEQISIIGSNGSGKSTLLAILDGLIYPTAGEFYAFENMIIEEVFDTIKDNEFRSYFRTRVGFVFQNSDVQLFSPTVFEEIAFGPMQLNMTPEDVETRVMEVLEMMELTKLKDRSPHTLSGGEKKKVCIATVLATNPDILLLDEPTAGLDPRTQLWLTELLQELGNRGKTIIIATHDLELVEQISKRAIVMSEDHMIKVDGNVEKVLDNLELLLSTNLIHEHMHFHGKLVHEHLHAHYKEHMHEHET